A genomic region of Methanobacterium sp. SMA-27 contains the following coding sequences:
- the wecB gene encoding non-hydrolyzing UDP-N-acetylglucosamine 2-epimerase — translation MKIATIFGTRPEIIKLSTLITLLDKDFKQILIHTGQHYSYEMDRIFFEELKLRDCDYTLNIGSGSHAKQTGKMLMKIEKVLLDEKPSIVIVQGDTNSTLAGALAASKLQIPVAHVEAGCRSFDRTMPEEINRIMVDHISDFLFAPDENAFKNLINEGITPGKIYLVGNTSVDACLRTKDLFNNETPDYSLEKGNYILLTLHRQENTSYGGLKGILDAINIISDKIKVLFPAHLRTRKVIEDHQMEIGKNVILTDPMGYKDFIELLASSKFVMTDSGGIQEECAVLNVPCLILRDNTEWMVYVEMGKNLLLGTNQEKIVEGVMDLLDNDQKLVEMIEIPSNIMGNASEYIVSIIKNNIK, via the coding sequence ATGAAAATAGCAACCATCTTTGGAACGAGACCCGAAATAATCAAACTTTCAACTTTGATAACACTTTTAGATAAAGATTTCAAACAAATTTTGATTCACACGGGCCAGCACTATTCATATGAAATGGATAGAATATTTTTTGAGGAGCTAAAACTCAGGGATTGTGATTATACCCTTAATATAGGGTCAGGGTCACATGCTAAGCAGACTGGAAAGATGCTTATGAAAATTGAAAAAGTTCTTCTAGATGAAAAACCCAGTATTGTAATTGTGCAGGGCGATACCAATTCGACCCTTGCAGGTGCATTGGCAGCTTCAAAACTTCAGATACCTGTTGCTCATGTTGAGGCGGGCTGTAGATCATTCGATAGAACAATGCCCGAAGAGATAAACAGGATCATGGTTGATCATATTTCTGACTTTTTGTTCGCACCAGATGAAAATGCTTTTAAAAACCTAATTAACGAAGGCATAACTCCTGGAAAAATTTACCTAGTAGGCAACACATCGGTTGATGCATGTCTAAGAACTAAAGATCTTTTCAACAATGAAACACCAGATTATTCGCTTGAAAAGGGAAATTACATATTATTAACTCTTCATAGGCAGGAAAACACATCATACGGGGGATTAAAAGGTATATTGGATGCAATTAACATAATTTCTGATAAAATTAAGGTTTTGTTCCCTGCCCATTTAAGGACCAGAAAGGTTATTGAAGATCATCAAATGGAAATTGGTAAAAATGTCATATTAACGGATCCTATGGGATATAAAGATTTTATTGAACTTTTGGCAAGTTCAAAATTTGTAATGACAGATTCTGGGGGAATCCAAGAAGAATGTGCAGTTTTAAATGTTCCCTGTTTGATATTAAGAGACAACACAGAGTGGATGGTTTATGTTGAGATGGGTAAAAACTTGTTATTGGGTACCAATCAAGAGAAAATTGTTGAAGGTGTCATGGATTTACTTGATAATGATCAAAAATTAGTTGAAATGATAGAAATTCCCTCAAATATAATGGGTAATGCTTCAGAATATATTGTTTCGATTATAAAAAATAATATTAAATAA
- a CDS encoding class III signal peptide-containing protein, which yields MDLIKDEYGQGAAEYILLFGGVIVIAIAALMIYRSYFNPGINPFNSSQDISKVRSSV from the coding sequence ATGGACTTAATTAAAGACGAATATGGACAAGGAGCTGCAGAATACATTTTGCTATTTGGAGGAGTAATTGTTATTGCAATAGCTGCACTCATGATATACAGAAGCTATTTCAATCCTGGTATTAACCCATTTAATTCATCACAAGATATTAGTAAAGTAAGAAGTAGCGTATAA
- a CDS encoding class III signal peptide-containing protein encodes MEILKDQSGQGAAEYILLFGGVIVIAIAALLIYRAYFSGNADVNASSDISTVRSSVK; translated from the coding sequence ATGGAAATTTTAAAAGACCAAAGTGGACAGGGAGCAGCAGAATATATCCTTTTATTCGGCGGGGTTATTGTTATAGCTATAGCAGCACTCTTAATATACAGAGCATACTTCTCAGGCAATGCAGACGTCAACGCTTCATCGGATATCTCTACTGTTAGATCAAGTGTCAAATAA
- a CDS encoding glycosyltransferase family 39 protein, with translation MKNGYLYNNWDIILVLFVYIVLTAYLFQYFQYRIGGDEISYINIAKGYAAGNLGNSINGYWSPFYSWLITPFLLFGSNPQYAVYVSKIVSIIIGFFVFISVRRFSRILAMNTTVERSILFAMIPAIVLFSLVFNTPDLLLVCLLIYYLSILFDSKYYNNWYSGALCGFVGSLAYLTKSFAFPFFLITFILFNLIFFKKALRMDKRRVLNNLIMGLLVFSIISGLWIGTISEKYGKITISTAGEYNQAMVGPEYKVNLLEHGSVPIYYIGLIKPPNNTSISIWDDISYLKIDHWNPLESQKDIQYELKLVYSNLIYTFKIIQSIMPISILILLSMVFVIFKSKNNIVATRILTYLLITMMIYIGGYCLIIPEWRYLWFIFILLMVSGFYMIDILYKDNVLTSNIRNILLFLLVFSFVIQPALEITYYATPNDGLYNLSNTLKSDYRIHGNIASNDEWMGMLTVCYYLNVKYYGTTPINSSKDLNLELKDNNITYYFVWNKTEVLNLSGYREISNGEITGLRIYSLILENN, from the coding sequence ATGAAAAATGGGTATTTATATAATAATTGGGATATTATCCTTGTTTTATTTGTGTATATAGTCCTAACGGCTTATTTGTTTCAATATTTTCAATATAGAATAGGTGGAGATGAAATTTCTTACATCAATATTGCAAAAGGATATGCTGCGGGTAATTTGGGAAATTCTATTAATGGTTATTGGAGTCCATTTTATTCCTGGTTAATAACTCCCTTTTTATTATTTGGATCTAACCCACAATATGCTGTATACGTCTCTAAAATTGTGTCTATAATCATTGGATTCTTTGTTTTTATTAGTGTTAGGAGGTTTTCCCGTATTCTTGCGATGAATACCACTGTTGAAAGATCTATTTTATTTGCTATGATTCCGGCTATAGTATTATTTTCATTGGTATTTAACACTCCTGATTTGTTGTTAGTTTGTTTACTAATATATTATCTAAGCATTTTATTTGATTCGAAATATTATAATAACTGGTATTCTGGTGCATTGTGTGGGTTTGTTGGATCTTTAGCTTATTTGACCAAAAGTTTTGCGTTTCCATTTTTTTTGATTACTTTCATTTTATTTAACCTAATCTTTTTTAAAAAGGCTTTGAGAATGGATAAAAGAAGGGTTTTAAATAACTTAATTATGGGATTATTGGTATTCTCAATAATAAGTGGTCTATGGATAGGAACTATTAGTGAAAAATATGGGAAAATTACAATTTCCACTGCAGGAGAATATAATCAGGCAATGGTAGGTCCAGAATATAAAGTAAATCTTTTAGAACATGGATCTGTCCCTATTTATTATATTGGCTTAATTAAACCCCCAAACAATACTAGTATAAGTATCTGGGATGACATTTCTTATTTAAAAATAGATCATTGGAATCCACTGGAGTCACAGAAAGATATTCAATACGAATTGAAGTTGGTATATTCTAATTTAATTTACACATTTAAAATTATTCAATCAATCATGCCTATATCTATTTTGATATTACTATCCATGGTGTTTGTTATTTTTAAATCGAAGAATAACATAGTAGCTACAAGAATATTGACGTATTTATTAATCACCATGATGATTTATATTGGAGGATATTGTCTTATCATTCCTGAATGGAGATATTTGTGGTTCATATTTATTTTGTTAATGGTTTCAGGTTTTTACATGATTGATATATTATACAAAGATAATGTCTTAACATCAAATATTCGAAATATTTTATTATTCCTATTAGTATTTTCATTTGTTATTCAACCAGCTCTCGAAATAACTTACTATGCAACTCCAAATGATGGACTATACAATTTGAGCAATACATTGAAATCTGATTATAGAATTCATGGAAATATTGCTTCAAATGATGAATGGATGGGAATGTTAACAGTTTGTTACTATTTAAATGTTAAATATTATGGAACGACCCCTATCAATAGTTCAAAAGACTTAAACCTAGAACTAAAGGATAATAACATTACTTATTACTTTGTATGGAATAAAACCGAAGTACTAAACTTATCCGGATACCGTGAGATAAGCAATGGAGAAATAACGGGGTTGAGAATTTATTCTTTGATACTAGAAAATAATTAG
- a CDS encoding glycosyltransferase family 2 protein, which yields MKISVIIPMYNEEDNVLRTLVEVNMVMKNYEDYEIVVVDDGSADDTYRLAEEFSSDNTHVKIYKQPINMGMGRALRTGFEKSEGDIIITIDADLSYSPEHITKLASELLNDETVDIAVGSPYMEGGDVKNVPFIRLFISKIANKFVGYSMPENLSTVTSVLRAYRREVIDSMELESNGTNINLEILSKAIATRYKIKEVPAVLEGRKLGRSKLKFRSKTISHVLFSLYEKPMILFGVIGLLLLLIGIISGIYLFYEYLLGTLDPTRPLMLFMVLMIISGIQILIFGFVATQISLLKREIYIVQKENRLLRKKFK from the coding sequence ATGAAGATATCTGTGATCATCCCAATGTACAACGAAGAAGACAATGTTCTAAGAACCCTGGTAGAAGTTAACATGGTAATGAAGAATTATGAAGACTACGAGATAGTTGTAGTAGATGATGGCAGTGCTGATGATACATATAGATTGGCAGAGGAATTTTCTTCAGACAATACCCATGTAAAAATTTATAAACAACCAATAAATATGGGAATGGGCAGAGCACTCCGCACTGGCTTTGAAAAGTCTGAAGGAGATATAATAATAACTATAGATGCAGATTTAAGCTACAGTCCCGAACATATCACAAAACTTGCCTCTGAACTCCTTAACGATGAAACTGTCGACATAGCAGTTGGTTCACCCTACATGGAGGGAGGAGATGTTAAAAATGTACCATTTATCCGGCTATTTATCAGTAAAATAGCCAATAAATTCGTTGGCTATTCTATGCCAGAAAATTTAAGCACTGTTACAAGTGTATTAAGGGCTTACAGGCGTGAAGTAATAGATTCAATGGAATTAGAATCAAACGGAACTAATATTAATCTTGAAATTCTTTCTAAAGCCATTGCAACTAGATATAAAATTAAAGAAGTTCCTGCAGTTTTAGAAGGAAGAAAACTTGGAAGATCGAAACTCAAATTTCGATCAAAAACCATTTCACATGTTTTATTTTCATTATACGAAAAGCCAATGATATTATTTGGCGTAATTGGACTTTTATTGCTTTTAATTGGAATTATAAGTGGAATCTATCTATTCTATGAATATTTATTAGGTACCCTCGATCCAACCAGGCCATTGATGTTATTTATGGTTCTAATGATTATCTCAGGAATTCAAATATTGATTTTCGGATTCGTTGCAACACAAATAAGCCTTCTTAAACGTGAAATCTATATAGTTCAAAAGGAAAACCGGTTATTAAGAAAAAAGTTTAAGTAA
- a CDS encoding acyltransferase yields MAKFRSLLFGENPPNVSENSSKTIDGSKKDSNITIGLKYKMRSKNPIIGKNALIRSNSIIYNDVEIGNNFKTGHGVTIREKTTIGDNVLIGTNTVIEGHCSIGDNVNIQSNVYIPTNTIIEDYVFIGPCACFTNDKYPIRVDFDLKGPIIKKGASVGANSTFLSDIEIGEGAMVAAGAIVTMDVPDYFLAIGAPARIKPLPKHLKKLNKIR; encoded by the coding sequence ATGGCAAAATTTAGAAGTTTATTATTCGGTGAAAATCCGCCTAATGTTAGTGAGAATTCATCGAAAACAATAGATGGTTCAAAAAAAGATAGCAATATCACAATTGGCCTAAAATATAAAATGCGATCAAAAAATCCCATAATAGGGAAAAATGCACTTATTCGTTCTAATTCCATTATCTACAATGATGTAGAAATTGGAAACAATTTTAAAACAGGTCATGGAGTGACTATAAGGGAAAAAACAACTATCGGTGACAACGTCCTAATTGGGACTAACACTGTTATAGAAGGTCATTGCTCAATTGGAGATAATGTTAATATCCAATCAAATGTTTATATCCCAACAAATACAATTATTGAGGACTATGTGTTTATTGGACCTTGTGCATGTTTTACAAACGACAAATACCCAATAAGAGTAGATTTTGATCTGAAAGGACCTATAATCAAAAAAGGTGCATCAGTTGGTGCAAATTCAACTTTTTTATCAGATATAGAAATAGGAGAAGGAGCAATGGTTGCTGCGGGCGCAATTGTTACAATGGATGTACCTGATTATTTCCTTGCAATTGGTGCTCCTGCAAGAATAAAACCACTTCCAAAACACTTGAAAAAATTAAATAAAATAAGATAA
- a CDS encoding metal-dependent hydrolase, producing MNITWLGHSAFQITTDENLRILIDPFISNNPISPVTVEELYADVILVSHGHGDHFGDTMEIANRTGAIIVCNHELSIYLSKLGFETLGMNIGGSAKIQDIKITMVNSLHSSDMDFIEEVDAGGSSAGFILELENGRKIYHAGDTGIFSDMRYVISHIYQPDIAMLPIGDRYTMGPFEAAIAAEWINPEIIIPMHYNTYPAIEQDPLEYSDMVRKSNRNVEVIILNPGDSYKE from the coding sequence ATGAATATTACCTGGCTGGGACATTCAGCATTTCAGATAACAACAGATGAAAATCTTAGGATTCTAATTGACCCGTTTATTAGCAACAATCCAATATCCCCTGTCACAGTCGAAGAACTTTATGCCGATGTTATATTAGTATCACATGGTCATGGAGATCATTTTGGAGATACAATGGAAATTGCCAATAGAACAGGAGCAATTATAGTCTGCAATCATGAACTTTCTATCTACCTCTCAAAACTGGGTTTTGAAACATTAGGAATGAACATAGGTGGATCAGCAAAAATTCAGGATATTAAAATTACAATGGTCAATTCACTACACTCCTCTGATATGGATTTTATTGAGGAGGTTGATGCAGGTGGAAGTTCAGCGGGTTTTATATTGGAACTGGAAAATGGAAGGAAGATATATCATGCAGGAGACACAGGAATATTTTCTGATATGCGATATGTGATTAGCCATATATATCAACCAGATATCGCAATGTTGCCTATTGGAGATCGTTATACAATGGGTCCATTTGAGGCAGCTATAGCTGCAGAATGGATTAATCCAGAGATAATTATTCCAATGCATTACAACACATACCCGGCTATAGAACAAGACCCATTGGAATATTCGGATATGGTTAGAAAGTCAAATAGAAATGTTGAAGTTATAATATTAAATCCTGGTGATAGTTACAAGGAGTGA
- a CDS encoding glycosyltransferase family 2 protein, translating into MENPKVAIVILNWNGWKDTIECLESIYQINYPNYRVVIVDNNSSDDSIQKIKDYSMGKLEIKSKFFENNPDNKPIEVIEDNEFEITDFNNDNNLILLKNDINYGFAEGNNIGIRFALKMFHPDYVLLLNNDTVTDKDFLKVLVYEGEKEKKVGLLGPKVYYYDNPNVIWCIGGKIDWKFARGINVGINEIDNGQYNKKKSFEYINGSAVLVKRKVFDNVGLLDKKFFLYFEEADLALRAAEKGFNCLYIPKAKIWHKVSRSGGGIRREIGLYYITRNRWIFMKKWAPKVNFLVFVPIQILMAIILPLSMSIYYKNNKLFLVYYKGLLDGLIKRI; encoded by the coding sequence ATGGAAAATCCAAAAGTTGCTATAGTTATCTTAAACTGGAATGGCTGGAAAGATACTATAGAATGCCTTGAATCCATTTATCAAATAAATTACCCCAATTATAGGGTAGTTATTGTAGATAACAATTCTTCTGATGACTCTATTCAAAAAATAAAAGATTACAGTATGGGTAAACTGGAAATTAAATCTAAATTCTTTGAAAACAATCCAGATAACAAACCGATAGAAGTAATTGAAGATAATGAGTTTGAAATAACAGATTTTAACAATGATAATAATTTAATTTTATTAAAAAATGATATAAACTATGGTTTTGCTGAAGGAAATAATATAGGTATTAGATTTGCCCTTAAAATGTTCCATCCAGATTATGTTTTACTTTTAAATAATGATACAGTTACTGATAAGGACTTTCTAAAGGTATTGGTGTATGAAGGAGAAAAAGAGAAAAAAGTTGGACTTTTAGGTCCAAAAGTATATTATTATGACAATCCAAATGTTATTTGGTGTATTGGGGGGAAGATCGATTGGAAATTTGCCAGAGGGATAAATGTAGGGATAAATGAGATAGATAATGGACAGTATAATAAAAAAAAGAGTTTTGAATATATTAATGGTTCTGCTGTTCTTGTCAAAAGGAAGGTTTTTGATAATGTGGGATTATTGGATAAAAAGTTTTTTTTATATTTTGAAGAAGCAGATCTAGCTTTAAGGGCTGCAGAAAAGGGTTTCAACTGTCTTTACATACCTAAGGCTAAAATATGGCACAAAGTTTCCAGATCTGGTGGGGGAATAAGAAGAGAAATTGGGCTTTATTACATAACACGAAATAGATGGATCTTTATGAAAAAATGGGCACCGAAAGTAAATTTTTTAGTTTTTGTACCTATTCAAATATTAATGGCAATCATATTACCCCTTTCGATGAGCATATATTATAAAAATAATAAATTATTTCTAGTCTATTATAAGGGTTTGTTGGACGGTTTAATTAAGAGAATATAA
- a CDS encoding DUF308 domain-containing protein yields the protein MINLLVTVFGGLLLIAGFYGMSFGFSTPPNFGLFFGGLCSSVFGIIMMVFFSSKIDLSRSKTSKPKNKIPKQAPKPVTGKAKKGAIEKLGQNIKPPAKPTKSSKKIKPVKTKPISADDKKPVIPSKSEKEKPMKKITPVTSRPVPKKVNQTSKEVLPKSEKTFKTTTPPELSMEKPKKKAPISQATEPKVGVPPIKPVLLKESADEKPDKKEKIKPVPKHIDVSKLKSSKSKEKDEQEFVKNRLNRLKENYIKNAKDIESIIDERLDSFKGTLDTLKSESQEPSIIWSFDAGDVQDALKDTISKADNKILMMYPWIRNIDVSILKKFMDTQSRMIIQEASLDDDTSVELIKLLIENKVEIRTMPHIHTVAVVSDNTNGLIISTDPIYESFEVGVMYKDQKSIEEIERLFEDAWEISKDLDMEIRK from the coding sequence ATGATCAATTTACTCGTCACGGTTTTTGGAGGTCTACTGCTTATTGCAGGATTTTATGGAATGTCCTTTGGTTTTTCTACTCCCCCTAATTTCGGACTTTTCTTTGGGGGATTGTGTTCTTCTGTTTTTGGTATTATTATGATGGTATTTTTTTCTAGCAAAATTGATCTGTCAAGATCAAAAACTTCTAAACCAAAAAATAAAATTCCAAAACAGGCACCTAAACCAGTTACAGGAAAAGCTAAAAAGGGTGCAATAGAAAAACTAGGACAAAATATAAAACCTCCAGCCAAACCAACTAAATCTTCAAAAAAAATTAAGCCAGTGAAAACTAAACCCATTTCAGCGGATGATAAGAAACCAGTAATACCATCTAAATCTGAAAAAGAAAAACCAATGAAGAAGATTACTCCTGTCACATCAAGACCTGTACCTAAAAAAGTTAACCAAACGTCTAAAGAAGTATTACCTAAATCTGAAAAAACATTTAAAACAACTACTCCTCCTGAATTGTCGATGGAAAAACCAAAAAAGAAGGCTCCCATATCTCAGGCTACAGAACCTAAAGTTGGTGTTCCTCCAATAAAACCTGTTCTCCTTAAGGAAAGTGCAGATGAAAAACCAGATAAAAAGGAAAAAATTAAGCCAGTTCCTAAACATATTGACGTTTCTAAATTAAAAAGTTCTAAATCCAAGGAAAAAGATGAACAGGAATTTGTTAAAAACAGATTGAATCGTTTGAAGGAGAATTATATTAAAAATGCAAAGGATATTGAGAGTATTATTGATGAAAGATTAGATTCATTTAAAGGTACTCTGGATACTTTGAAATCTGAATCACAGGAGCCAAGCATCATATGGTCCTTTGATGCTGGAGATGTACAGGATGCATTAAAAGACACAATCTCGAAGGCAGATAACAAAATATTAATGATGTATCCATGGATCAGGAACATTGATGTTTCTATATTAAAAAAATTTATGGATACACAGAGTAGAATGATAATTCAGGAAGCTAGCTTAGATGATGATACTTCTGTAGAATTAATTAAACTTTTAATTGAAAATAAAGTTGAGATCAGAACAATGCCCCACATACACACAGTTGCAGTTGTATCAGACAATACAAATGGTCTTATTATATCAACAGACCCGATCTATGAGAGTTTTGAGGTTGGTGTTATGTACAAGGACCAGAAGTCCATTGAGGAAATTGAAAGACTTTTTGAAGATGCATGGGAAATTTCAAAGGATTTAGACATGGAGATCAGAAAATGA
- a CDS encoding class III signal peptide-containing protein, producing MDESAQISAEMILIMGALLVLVIVAGGFIFNISQQIATSIGNVLNTARDSTINRM from the coding sequence ATGGATGAAAGTGCACAAATTAGCGCCGAAATGATCTTAATTATGGGTGCCCTATTGGTACTTGTGATAGTTGCAGGCGGATTTATTTTTAATATTTCACAGCAAATTGCTACTAGTATCGGCAATGTCCTTAATACTGCAAGAGACAGTACAATTAACAGAATGTAA
- a CDS encoding glycosyltransferase family 1 protein — protein sequence MKIAVFHNLPSGGAKRALYGNVKFLAKEHEVDVVVPSTANEEYLPLKDIVNNLKVFPVKNNLPGFIYSALKYFPSKVSLNDLKKTQKIMAEYVNKKDYDVVLCEQDRHTMAPFILKYLKKPLVYYCQQPNCFRYDISRKLYKEAGLEYKNIIEGLYLRIFGSKLIKHDKKYANYSKYMVSNSNFSKEIIFKMYGISSLVSYLGVDNRVFRPIDILKENFVLSVGQCIPEKGFEFIVKSIAMIDVDLRPDFVLVTDHGNIHWKNYLEKLAIKLNVKLNILNLITDEELNLLYNQAKMVVYTPYMEPFGLVPLEAMSSGTPVVGINEGGVMETVINGKTGILTERDHTIFAKGVETLLTNQNMSDKFIEESIVVSNNYWTLENSGKRLLNHLKQAKDVYND from the coding sequence ATGAAGATTGCAGTTTTTCATAATTTACCGTCAGGTGGTGCAAAAAGAGCGCTCTATGGAAATGTAAAGTTTTTAGCCAAAGAACATGAAGTAGATGTTGTAGTTCCATCAACTGCGAATGAAGAATATTTGCCCCTAAAAGATATTGTAAACAATTTAAAAGTATTTCCAGTAAAAAATAATCTTCCAGGATTTATTTATTCTGCATTGAAATATTTTCCTTCCAAAGTTTCATTAAATGATCTTAAAAAAACTCAAAAGATTATGGCAGAATATGTAAACAAAAAAGATTATGATGTCGTCTTGTGTGAACAAGATAGACATACTATGGCGCCTTTCATTTTGAAATATTTAAAAAAACCACTCGTTTACTATTGTCAACAACCAAATTGTTTTAGATACGATATTTCAAGAAAACTATACAAAGAAGCAGGTTTAGAATATAAGAACATCATAGAAGGTCTTTATTTGAGAATATTTGGTTCTAAACTTATAAAACATGATAAAAAATATGCGAACTACTCTAAATATATGGTTTCGAATTCAAATTTTTCAAAGGAAATTATTTTCAAAATGTATGGTATAAGTTCACTTGTTTCTTATTTAGGGGTGGACAATAGAGTTTTTAGACCCATTGATATTTTAAAAGAGAATTTTGTTTTATCTGTTGGCCAATGTATTCCAGAAAAGGGTTTTGAATTTATTGTGAAATCAATAGCAATGATAGATGTTGATTTACGTCCCGATTTTGTTTTGGTAACTGATCATGGCAATATTCACTGGAAAAATTATCTCGAAAAATTAGCAATTAAATTGAATGTTAAATTAAATATATTGAATCTCATTACTGATGAAGAACTGAATTTATTATATAACCAAGCAAAAATGGTAGTTTATACACCTTACATGGAGCCATTTGGGTTGGTTCCATTGGAAGCTATGAGCTCTGGAACTCCCGTTGTGGGTATTAATGAGGGAGGTGTCATGGAAACAGTTATAAATGGAAAAACAGGTATTCTAACAGAAAGAGATCATACAATATTTGCGAAAGGTGTTGAAACGTTATTAACAAACCAAAATATGTCTGATAAATTCATTGAAGAATCTATTGTGGTTTCAAATAATTATTGGACACTGGAAAATTCTGGAAAAAGATTACTTAACCATCTAAAACAAGCTAAAGATGTTTATAATGATTAA
- a CDS encoding UDP-N-acetylglucosamine--N-acetylmuramyl-(pentapeptide) pyrophosphoryl-undecaprenol N-acetylglucosamine transferase, translating to MKVLIMPCGIGLGHSSRCIAIARKLEEEGVEVFFASYGSGYEMLKAFHEYETLKLPDIKFYGDGGFDIKYTVKKSIDAPYIFLKSIYHESKIIKKIRPNIIIADSHYSVPITAKILGVPCIMVTNELTINISNIYPNEKSIEYLETGLKRFFQDVCKLCKVIMIPDVPGSIEIPQKLSEIVVHTGPFLKVNPKKMHKKDYLRNKFGFKNSDLIVLVTVGGSDFGKELLNLICEASSLIECDKLIIVTGPQIKADFIQESHKVIKKEYLNNMMDWMKISDVIVSLAGHTTIMEIMSLGIPNIIIPIDNHSEQIKNTLNFQKYGISIIENIKHLSPNEIALDINDLINDKEIINRTELVKEKFSKYNGTEDAVKIIMAYSRDY from the coding sequence ATGAAAGTACTTATAATGCCTTGTGGTATAGGTTTGGGTCATTCATCACGTTGTATAGCAATTGCTAGAAAATTAGAAGAAGAAGGTGTTGAAGTATTTTTTGCAAGCTATGGTTCAGGATATGAAATGTTGAAAGCATTTCATGAATATGAAACACTTAAACTTCCAGATATCAAATTTTATGGAGATGGGGGATTTGATATCAAATACACAGTTAAAAAATCAATTGATGCTCCATACATATTTTTGAAAAGTATATACCATGAATCAAAGATCATTAAAAAAATTAGACCCAATATAATAATAGCAGACTCACATTATTCAGTTCCAATAACAGCTAAAATACTTGGTGTACCATGTATTATGGTTACAAACGAACTTACAATAAACATATCAAATATTTATCCCAATGAAAAAAGTATTGAATATCTTGAAACGGGTCTTAAAAGATTTTTTCAAGATGTTTGCAAGCTTTGTAAGGTAATAATGATACCAGATGTTCCTGGTTCTATAGAAATACCTCAAAAACTGAGTGAAATTGTAGTTCACACTGGACCATTTCTTAAAGTTAATCCAAAAAAAATGCACAAAAAGGATTATCTTAGAAATAAGTTTGGATTCAAAAATTCTGACCTTATCGTTCTTGTAACAGTAGGTGGAAGCGATTTTGGAAAAGAATTGTTGAATTTAATTTGTGAAGCATCATCACTGATCGAATGTGACAAGTTAATAATTGTTACGGGTCCACAAATAAAAGCTGATTTTATCCAAGAATCTCATAAAGTGATAAAAAAAGAGTATTTAAATAATATGATGGACTGGATGAAAATATCAGACGTAATTGTAAGCCTTGCTGGCCACACAACAATTATGGAGATAATGTCACTTGGAATCCCAAATATTATTATTCCCATTGATAACCATTCTGAGCAGATTAAAAACACTTTGAATTTTCAAAAATATGGGATATCCATTATAGAGAATATAAAACATTTAAGCCCAAATGAAATTGCATTGGATATAAATGATTTGATTAATGATAAAGAGATAATCAATAGGACAGAATTAGTCAAAGAAAAATTTTCAAAGTACAATGGAACTGAAGATGCTGTTAAGATCATTATGGCATATTCTAGGGATTATTGA
- a CDS encoding class III signal peptide-containing protein: MEIMKDEGGQGAAEYILLFGGVIVIAIAALLIYRAYFSGNANVNASSDISTVRSSVK, from the coding sequence ATGGAAATAATGAAAGACGAAGGTGGACAGGGAGCAGCAGAATATATCCTTTTATTCGGCGGGGTTATTGTTATAGCTATAGCAGCACTCTTAATATACAGAGCATACTTCTCAGGCAATGCAAACGTCAACGCTTCTTCGGATATCTCTACTGTTAGATCAAGTGTTAAATAA